One segment of Pseudophryne corroboree isolate aPseCor3 chromosome 10, aPseCor3.hap2, whole genome shotgun sequence DNA contains the following:
- the LOC134965430 gene encoding uncharacterized protein LOC134965430, with protein MFEKSSTTRRPVTPIASDDDDAAEAGPSKEVWSSRSGTSVRHHHKKPVAEKKARSYVQGQPQQATPPRRLSSVCSVPPLQILDTPPRRHPHSPHLDSSSPGNSIPPQQQQHSDMEETNILEMQPLSQGMSPPAPVSTPPQQSTPPPPHHSPTTPVTQGPDQVFWTIWARQQATNEDCLRRQTQMFASLQCHLRRISRNLSRQNEQTTRIGNTMELMRTDITQVMGNLQRKMEEQHRLMEEQYRQQQSYMNIFQNNQKINETLFRIVDNQNAATHELNATLTNLNETLRSMHQQQTSSSSGTTTPNITPVSSSPRCSTRA; from the exons tgtttgaaaaaagcagtactactcgtcggccagtaactcctatcgcatctgatgatgatgacgctgcggaagcag gtccatcaaaagaagtatggagcagcagaagtgggacttctgtaagacatcaccacaaaaaacctgtggccgaaaagaaagcaaggtcgtatgtccagggccaaccacagcaggctaccccgccacgaagattatcgtccgtatgttctgtccccccactccaaattttggacacacctccaagacgtcatccacactcccctcatcttgatt cttctagtcctgggaacagcatccctccgcaacaacagcaacacagtgacatggaggagacaaacatcttagaaatgcagccattaagccaaggaatgagccccccagcacctgtgagtacaccaccacagcaaagcacaccaccaccaccacatcacagcccaacaacaccagtaacacaaggccctgatcaggtgttttggaccatttgggctagacagcaggccactaatgaagattgcctgcgtaggcagacacaaatgtttgcaagcctacaatgtcacctcagaagaatatcaagaaatctgagtagacaaaatgaacaaacaaccagaattggcaataccatggaactcatgcgtacagacattacacaggtcatgggcaacttacagcgcaaaatggaagaacagcacagactaatggaagaacagtacagacaacagcaaagttatatgaacatttttcaaaacaatcaaaagattaatgaaactttattccgaattgtagacaatcaaaatgctgctacacatgaactcaatgccaccctcactaacctgaatgaaacactcagatccatgcaccaacagcaaacaagcagcagttctggtacgactactccaaatatcacgccagtctcatcatcaccaagatgctccaccagagcatga